A genome region from Arachis duranensis cultivar V14167 chromosome 6, aradu.V14167.gnm2.J7QH, whole genome shotgun sequence includes the following:
- the LOC107493367 gene encoding glutathione S-transferase L3, with translation MATVAVQEIRPPTLSATSDPPPIFDGTTRLYISYSCPFAQRVWITRNYKGLQEKIKLVPIDLQNKPAWYKEKVHPEGKVPSLEHDGKILVESIDLIKYIDVNFEGPSLYPNDPTKKEFGEELIKYVDIFTKEMFGSFKGDPVTQTSATYDYLENALGKYEDGPFFLGEFSLVDIAYITFVERFQLVSSEIYKHDITAGRPKLATWIEEVNKNNAYKQTKPENPQEFVDFVKKRFLGQ, from the exons ATGGCAACAGTAGC TGTGCAAGAAATTCGACCTCCCACTCTGTCTGCAACCTCAGACCCACCACCTATCTTTGATGGAACTACCAGGTTGTACATCAGTTATTCATGCCCTTTTGCGCAGCGCgtatggatcactaggaactaCAAG GGATTACAAGAAAAGATCAAATTAGTTCCTATTGACCTTCAGAACAAGCCTGCTTGGTATAAAGAGAAGGTCCACCCAGAAGGCAAG GTGCCATCTCTTGAACATGACGGCAAGATTTTGGTAGAGAGTATTGACTTGATCAAATACATAGATGTCAATTTCGAAGGACCATCTCTATATCCTAAT GATCCTACCAAGAAGGAATTTGGTGAGGAGCTAATTAAGTATGTCGATATTTTTACCAAAGAGATGTTTGGATCATTCAAAGGCGACCCTGTAACGCAAACAA GTGCTACATATGACTACCTGGAGAATGCTCTTGGTAAATATGAAGATGGCCCATTTTTCCTTGGTGAATTTAGCTTG GTGGACATTGCCTATATCACATTTGTTGAGAGGTTCCAACTTGTGTCATCAGAGATTTACAAGCATGACATCACTGCTGGAAGGCCTAAACTAGCTACATGGATTGAG gAGGTAAACAAGAATAATGCATATAAGCAGACAAAACCTGAAAATCCACAAGAGTTCGTTGACTTTGTCAAGAAGCGTTTCTTG GGGCAGTAG